The genomic region ACCGAGCCGATAGGTGTAGTTATAGAAAAAGCCATCACCAGCCTCCGCGAAAAAAATTTGGAATATACAATGGAGGACATTAAGGCCGAAATCGAGAAGGATGATACAGCAAACAGGGAAGTTAAGGAGGCCGCTGTAAACCGTTTCATTTCTGCTGAATCATGGGGGGTTTTTGATGAAAAGGGGACGCAGATCAAGGATCTTGCCATTGGCGGAAAAGTGACTGTGCTTGATGTCAGCTGCTATGCAACAATGGCATCAGGCTGGAAAATCAAGGCATTGGTCATTGGCCTTGTCGCGCAAAAGCTTTTTGTGGAGCGCATGAAGCAGAGAAAAGAGGAGGAATTCCAGGACGTGAAAGACAGCCAAAGCTATTTTTCCAGCGCCCCTGAAAAGCAAAAAGTCCCGCTCGTCTGGCTTGTGGTTGACGAAGCGCATGAATTCCTGCCTTTGGAAGGCGATACTGTTGCCTCTTTCCCGCTGATAACCATACTCAGGGAAGGGCGGCAGCCGGGCATCTCATTGGTGCTGGCCAGCCAGCAGCCTGGAAAAATCCACACAGATGTCATGACTCAAAGCGATGTTGTGATAGCGCACAGGATAACTGCAAAAATTGACGTTGAGGCCCTGGGAGCCTTGATGCAGAGCTACATGCGTGAGGGCCTGTCCCTCCAGCTTGACAATCTTCCAAGGACCAAGGGGTCTGCGCTGATTTTCGATGATGTGAATGAAAGGATGTACCCGATGAGAATGCGGCCAAGGC from Candidatus Woesearchaeota archaeon harbors:
- a CDS encoding DUF87 domain-containing protein, producing the protein MYDVILGRSEEDRHIFGDKGAVFLGKHYVKMGQTTSLSNSIYLDVARSHVVFVCGKRGGGKSYTMGIIAEEMARLPPEVNKNLSIIMLDTMGVYWTMRYPNQKEKPLLDEWKLKPMGMNVQIFTPVGYYRQYKEEGIPTDFPFAIRPKELDPDDWCTTFEIKLTEPIGVVIEKAITSLREKNLEYTMEDIKAEIEKDDTANREVKEAAVNRFISAESWGVFDEKGTQIKDLAIGGKVTVLDVSCYATMASGWKIKALVIGLVAQKLFVERMKQRKEEEFQDVKDSQSYFSSAPEKQKVPLVWLVVDEAHEFLPLEGDTVASFPLITILREGRQPGISLVLASQQPGKIHTDVMTQSDVVIAHRITAKIDVEALGALMQSYMREGLSLQLDNLPRTKGSALIFDDVNERMYPMRMRPRLTWHGGGSPSALSEQKKFEF